The following are encoded in a window of Magnolia sinica isolate HGM2019 chromosome 11, MsV1, whole genome shotgun sequence genomic DNA:
- the LOC131218679 gene encoding protein ecdysoneless homolog: protein MEAAAALPNTQSAPSSSSRIPDDTVFYSIYPDFSLSKPPSDVDALISFHLQILDFIQPYVSDYIWQHQQFNLSISPNPPIPHLYGKSKFGDNLDDEWFIVFLLFEISRQFPSLSVRISDSDGEFLLIEAAYSLPRWINPETSSNRVFIRQSALHVVPMARLSNPTISEALQFMIDHGEESRASDAVQSALGRRISEYPERARANIYRANVRVPLPVAQVLKHEPCLIALAVEGFYDRDIDSMKHAARMEKFGGREEEMVRVSVRMSRAMYAQLVQQMFQAPRVYPMPPRGDGPVYVEAELGMKIACGFEMAYQERWLAGVEGKGSGLDAYMDSLERSGYFEGLMPGSKEHRRRMENAMEYYRKSELFSRMSKTLNAPVRRIDEILTSPHSVDDFRGLDLPPSDDDSWLYNGEDELNSAILERQKEMEIYESQRSKNQKSRKQKGTDHSSDMQLDDFDLGNFAKTMQAFVDKVSSYEGAEVPQNRDSKEVELDADRFIKDMESALGHMDREDTAQGADSEEGDSSSSDLDFDESEDGSDVGDPLDEDMGNTFMNSYSDALKEELKATTLKKSFIRANEQPAVNDKEGTSNASKEDMDEDFTPVDVDVNLVKSLLDSFSSQQGLPGPASNLLGLMGLQLPQDASKGK, encoded by the exons ATGGAAGCGGCAGCAGCTCTTCCGAATACCCAATCCGCTCCTTCATCTTCCTCCCGAATCCCTGACGACACCGTATTCTACTCCATATACCCCGATTTCTCCCTCTCAAAACCCCCGTCCGACGTCGATGCACTGATCTCCTTCCATCTCCAAATCCTCGACTTCATCCAACCTTACGTTTCCGACTACATCTGGCAACACCAGCAGTTCAATCTCTCCATCTCTCCGAACCCTCCGATCCCTCATCTCTACGGAAAATCCAAGTTCGGCGACAATCTCGACGACGAATGGTTCATCGTCTTCCTTCTCTTCGAGATTTCCCGCCAATTCCCGTCGCTGTCTGTCCGTATCAGCGATTCCGATGGTGAATTCCTTCTCATCGAGGCTGCGTACTCCCTACCCCGTTGGATCAACCCCGAGACCAGCTCGAACCGTGTCTTCATTCGTCAGTCCGCACTACACGTCGTGCCGATGGCCCGGCTCTCGAACCCAACCATATCTGAAGCATTGCAGTTTATGATTGATCATGGTGAGGAATCTAGAGCGTCGGATGCTGTCCAGTCCGCGCTGGGTCGCCGGATCTCGGAGTACCCCGAGCGAGCGCGGGCTAACATCTACCGGGCCAATGTACGGGTCCCGCTCCCTGTCGCGCAAGTGCTGAAGCATGAGCCGTGCCTGATTGCCCTGGCGGTGGAGGGGTTCTATGACCGGGATATAGATTCGATGAAGCACGCTGCCCGGATGGAGAAGTTCGGAGGGAGGGAGGAGGAGATGGTGCGGGTTTCAGTACGGATGTCGAGGGCGATGTACGCTCAGCTGGTGCAGCAGATGTTCCAGGCACCGAGGGTTTACCCAATGCCACCGAGGGGTGATGGGCCAGTGTATGTGGAGGCGGAGCTTGGGATGAAGATAGCTTGCGGGTTTGAGATGGCATATCAGGAGAGGTGGCTGGCTGGGGTGGAAGGGAAAGGGAGTGGTTTGGATGCGTATATGGACAGCTTGGAGAGGAGTGGGTATTTTGAAGGGCTGATGCCGGGGTCGAAAGAACACCGGCGACGCATGGAAAATGCAATGGAGTACTATAGAAAGAGTGAGCTGTTTTCTCGGATGAG CAAGACGTTGAATGCTCCGGTGAGACGCATTGATGAGATTCTCACATCGCCCCATTCGGTTGATGATTTTAGAGGTCTTGATCTTCCGCCTTCAGACGATGATTCTTGGCTCTACAATGGAGAGGATGAGTTGAACTCGGCTATTCTGGAGAGACAGAAAGAGATGGAGATTTATGAATCACAACGTAGTAAAAATCAAAAGTCAAGAAAACAGAAAGGAACTGATCACTCTTCTGATATGCAGTTGGATGATTTTGATCTTGGCAACTTTGCAAAGACTATGCAAGCATTTGTCGATAAGGTTTCCAGCTATGAAGGAGCAGAAGTTCCTCAAAACAG GGATTCAAAGGAAGTGGAACTAGATGCAGATCGCTTTATTAAAGACATGGAATCAGCCCTGGGTCACATGGATCGTGAAGACACTGCTCAGGGTGCTGATTCTGAAGAAGGCGATTCTTCGTCATCAGATTTGGATTTTG ATGAGTCCGAAGATGGGAGTGATGTTGGTGATCCATTAGATGAGGACATGGGGAACACTTTTATGAATTCCTATTCTGATGCACTAAAAGAGGAGCTAAAGGCAACTACTCTTAAGAAAAGTTTCATCCGTGCAAACGAACAGCCTGCTGTGAACGATAAGGAG